From Acidimicrobiales bacterium, one genomic window encodes:
- a CDS encoding penicillin-binding protein 2, whose amino-acid sequence MNRQIRLAGLGVMILFVGLVLQLTYVQIVHANALEANPLNGRAVVKEYTAKRGDIISADGVTLAASAPSNDQFKYVRQYPTGALFEQVTGFFSFTYGSDGAERTYDKVLTGRKGPFHLPTSISGIRQLFANQDKSQSITLTLLNSLQTLAQKELAGRTGSVVALNPKTGAILALYSNPSFDPSQLSSHNQQQVQAAYKALVAQPGGVLAPGAYRQRWFPGSTFKIITASAVYDRQPPLASKTYPTLSALPLPQTTNQLHNFAGETCGGQLPELFTVSCDTGFGQIGLDLGGQSLTNEALSFGFNQTPSIDLPFAARSVFPQANTFAFDQPGLAYSAIGQQDVQATPLEMALVAAGIANGGSIMAPHVLDHVTNSQNQIVSTYQPKQWMQATSASTASQLTQLMLSVVDSPNGTGAAARIPGVEVAAKTGTAQTGTNQIDAWFAAFAPAQNPDIAVAVLLPNQPSANEYQGGTLAAPIAKAIIQAYLQSKPPAPVTQSPAP is encoded by the coding sequence ATGAATCGCCAGATCCGTCTCGCCGGGCTCGGGGTGATGATCTTGTTCGTCGGGCTGGTGCTGCAGCTCACCTACGTGCAGATCGTTCACGCCAATGCCCTGGAGGCGAATCCCCTCAACGGACGCGCCGTCGTCAAGGAGTACACCGCCAAGAGAGGCGACATCATCTCCGCAGACGGAGTGACTCTCGCCGCCTCAGCCCCGAGCAACGACCAGTTCAAATATGTGCGCCAGTACCCGACCGGCGCTCTTTTCGAACAAGTCACTGGATTCTTCTCCTTCACGTACGGATCTGACGGCGCCGAACGCACCTACGACAAGGTCCTAACGGGAAGAAAGGGACCGTTCCATCTACCCACGAGCATCAGTGGGATTCGCCAACTCTTCGCCAATCAAGACAAAAGCCAGTCGATCACACTCACCCTTCTCAACAGCCTGCAAACGCTCGCGCAAAAGGAGCTCGCAGGCAGAACCGGTTCCGTCGTGGCACTGAACCCGAAGACAGGCGCCATACTCGCCCTCTACTCGAACCCGAGTTTCGACCCGAGTCAGCTGTCATCGCACAACCAGCAACAGGTGCAGGCTGCGTACAAAGCACTGGTTGCACAGCCTGGCGGTGTACTGGCGCCGGGGGCGTACCGGCAGCGCTGGTTCCCCGGCTCGACGTTCAAGATCATCACCGCGTCCGCGGTATACGACCGCCAGCCGCCACTCGCCAGCAAGACCTACCCGACGCTGTCAGCCCTGCCTTTGCCTCAGACAACCAACCAACTGCACAACTTCGCCGGCGAAACGTGCGGCGGCCAGCTACCCGAGCTGTTCACCGTCTCCTGTGACACCGGGTTCGGGCAGATCGGGCTGGACCTCGGCGGCCAGTCACTCACGAACGAAGCGCTGTCCTTCGGTTTCAACCAGACTCCCAGCATCGATCTGCCGTTCGCTGCGCGGTCCGTTTTCCCCCAGGCGAACACGTTTGCTTTCGACCAGCCCGGGCTCGCGTACTCGGCGATCGGTCAGCAGGACGTCCAAGCGACGCCCCTCGAGATGGCGCTGGTCGCCGCCGGGATCGCCAACGGGGGATCGATCATGGCACCCCACGTCCTCGACCATGTCACCAACTCGCAGAACCAGATCGTCAGCACCTACCAGCCGAAGCAGTGGATGCAGGCCACTTCGGCTTCCACCGCGTCGCAACTAACCCAGCTGATGCTTTCGGTCGTCGACTCCCCGAACGGCACCGGCGCCGCGGCGCGGATTCCCGGTGTCGAGGTCGCCGCGAAGACGGGTACCGCGCAAACCGGGACCAACCAGATAGACGCGTGGTTCGCCGCGTTCGCGCCGGCACAGAACCCCGATATCGCCGTTGCCGTGCTCCTTCCCAACCAGCCGTCCGCCAACGAATATCAGGGCGGCACGCTCGCCGCACCGATAGCCAAGGCCATCATCCAGGCCTACCTGCAATCAAAACCACCCGCACCCGTGACCCAGTCACCCGCCCCGTAG
- a CDS encoding FtsW/RodA/SpoVE family cell cycle protein, producing MSPSPARRRTELGLIVLAVVLTGGLYALAGLGKAGNLPANIGPFLIIIFALLLIAHVAMRKLAPNADPILLPTAGLLNGIGYVFIARLSSHEARLQAVWTALGIACFVATLALVRRARDLERYRYSFAFAGIVLLLLPLAPGIGENINGARLWIHLGSFNFQPGEIAKLALAIFFASIMVERADLLSQGTRRLGRFLVLDPRYLAPILAAWGLSLVIFFTENDLGSSFLFFALFIGMLWVSTGRFYYLGLGTALFAIGSFVALKVIGHTKSRVDAWLNPWPHANTTGYQLIQGWFAIAAGGLFGEGPGQSNVGHIPEASTDLIFAVIADELGLVGAAALLMGFLLMVGTGLRVAVRCERQFEKLLATGLSLIIGVQTFVIVGGVTRLIPLTGITLPFVSYGGSSLIANYILLALLLRISHDTETPLEPALRGVVLEEAVRT from the coding sequence ATGAGCCCTTCCCCCGCGCGGCGGCGCACCGAGCTGGGACTGATCGTCCTCGCTGTTGTCCTGACGGGAGGGCTCTACGCCCTGGCGGGGCTCGGCAAGGCCGGCAACCTTCCGGCCAACATCGGACCTTTCCTGATCATCATCTTTGCCTTGCTGCTGATCGCCCACGTGGCGATGCGCAAGCTGGCACCCAACGCGGACCCGATCCTCTTGCCCACCGCGGGCCTGCTCAACGGGATCGGCTACGTGTTCATCGCCCGCCTATCGAGCCACGAGGCGAGGTTGCAGGCGGTGTGGACCGCGCTCGGCATCGCCTGTTTCGTCGCCACGCTCGCGCTGGTTCGCAGGGCGCGCGACCTCGAGCGGTATCGCTACAGCTTCGCGTTCGCCGGGATCGTGCTACTGCTGCTGCCACTCGCTCCCGGCATCGGAGAAAACATCAACGGCGCCCGGCTCTGGATCCACCTCGGCTCCTTCAACTTCCAGCCGGGGGAGATCGCCAAACTGGCGTTGGCGATCTTCTTCGCGTCCATCATGGTCGAGCGGGCCGATCTTCTCAGCCAGGGAACCAGGCGGCTCGGCAGGTTCCTCGTCCTGGATCCGCGTTACCTCGCCCCGATCCTCGCAGCATGGGGCCTGTCACTGGTCATCTTCTTCACCGAAAACGACCTCGGCTCGTCCTTCCTTTTCTTCGCGCTCTTCATCGGCATGCTGTGGGTCTCCACCGGGCGCTTCTACTACCTGGGCCTCGGGACCGCACTCTTCGCGATCGGCTCGTTCGTCGCACTCAAAGTCATCGGCCACACCAAATCGCGCGTCGACGCGTGGCTCAACCCCTGGCCGCACGCGAATACCACCGGGTACCAGCTCATCCAGGGTTGGTTCGCAATCGCGGCGGGCGGGCTGTTCGGCGAAGGACCCGGGCAGAGCAACGTCGGCCACATTCCGGAGGCATCCACCGACCTGATCTTCGCCGTGATCGCCGACGAGCTCGGTCTGGTCGGAGCCGCTGCGCTCCTGATGGGATTCCTGCTCATGGTCGGGACCGGGCTTCGCGTCGCAGTCCGCTGTGAGCGCCAGTTCGAGAAACTGCTTGCCACCGGTCTGTCGCTGATCATCGGGGTCCAAACGTTCGTGATCGTCGGCGGGGTGACCCGCCTTATCCCGTTGACGGGTATCACCCTCCCGTTCGTTTCGTACGGGGGGTCGTCGCTGATCGCCAACTACATCCTCTTGGCGTTGTTGCTGCGGATCTCGCATGACACCGAGACACCACTCGAGCCCGCTCTGCGCGGCGTCGTGCTGGAAGAGGCGGTGCGGACGTGA
- a CDS encoding Stp1/IreP family PP2C-type Ser/Thr phosphatase: protein MIQLRAGSATDVGLVRTNNQDRLLMADPLFAVADGMGGAAAGEVASATAVEGLQDAFGQAGEATPEALMEAARTANRAVWNQAEANPEMRGMGTTLVALALVDGGRLAAVNIGDSRLYLLRGDEFRQVTSDHNLVAELVAEGRISKEEAEFHPRRNIMTRALGVDPDVEVDLFVEEPRPGDRYLLCSDGLPRELRDDHMVSILRRFADPEEAAKELVDEAKRRGGNDNITAVVVDVVDTESSAAPAPEQEKDPTVVVPTPAPEPSPAAEPRDAEAERGKPTAKVITLRVVAFFGVLILVLALAAVAIGWYARGSYFVGLRGDRVTIYQGRPGGVLWFDPTVAQRTNVTTGEVLPHQIPRLRAGQEESSLADARAFVRSLVAEANAARSAQSPTTTAPSSSVPTPSATSPPPTT, encoded by the coding sequence GTGATCCAACTGCGCGCAGGTTCCGCAACCGACGTCGGGCTCGTCCGGACCAACAATCAGGACCGGCTCCTGATGGCCGATCCCCTCTTCGCGGTTGCCGACGGGATGGGTGGTGCTGCTGCGGGCGAGGTCGCGTCGGCGACCGCAGTCGAGGGCCTGCAGGACGCCTTCGGCCAAGCCGGCGAGGCCACCCCGGAGGCCCTGATGGAAGCGGCCCGCACCGCAAACCGGGCCGTCTGGAACCAGGCCGAAGCCAACCCCGAGATGCGCGGGATGGGCACGACACTGGTTGCGCTCGCGTTGGTGGACGGCGGCCGCCTCGCGGCGGTCAACATCGGTGACTCTCGTCTCTACCTCCTTCGCGGCGACGAATTCCGCCAGGTGACCAGCGACCACAACCTGGTCGCCGAACTCGTTGCAGAAGGCCGGATATCGAAAGAAGAAGCGGAATTCCACCCGAGGCGGAACATCATGACCCGCGCGCTCGGCGTGGATCCGGACGTCGAAGTTGACCTGTTCGTGGAGGAACCCCGGCCCGGCGACCGCTACCTGCTGTGCAGCGACGGTCTCCCCCGCGAGCTTCGCGACGATCACATGGTCTCTATCCTCCGTCGCTTCGCCGACCCGGAAGAAGCCGCCAAGGAACTCGTGGACGAAGCGAAGCGCCGAGGCGGTAACGACAACATCACCGCGGTCGTCGTCGATGTGGTCGACACGGAGTCTTCTGCGGCACCGGCGCCTGAGCAGGAAAAAGACCCCACGGTCGTCGTCCCCACGCCGGCTCCGGAGCCTTCGCCCGCCGCGGAGCCTCGAGACGCCGAGGCGGAGCGCGGAAAGCCGACAGCGAAGGTGATCACGCTTCGCGTGGTCGCATTCTTCGGCGTGCTCATCCTTGTACTCGCGCTGGCCGCGGTGGCCATCGGCTGGTACGCCCGCGGCAGCTACTTCGTGGGGCTCAGGGGCGACCGGGTCACGATCTATCAGGGTCGGCCGGGAGGAGTGCTGTGGTTCGACCCCACCGTCGCACAGCGGACGAACGTGACGACCGGCGAGGTCCTGCCCCACCAAATCCCGCGGCTGCGAGCCGGACAGGAGGAGTCCTCCCTGGCCGACGCACGCGCGTTCGTGAGAAGCCTTGTCGCTGAGGCAAACGCCGCGCGCTCTGCCCAATCGCCGACCACGACCGCTCCGTCCTCATCGGTCCCGACACCCAGCGCCACGTCCCCGCCGCCCACGACATGA
- a CDS encoding FHA domain-containing protein: MPDPVLTLLKYVFLAILYLFFLRVLRAVWIELREPKPAPVPDSAGGATSPPLARPLPETPAGTAQRLGPEKLVVREPAELSGVEFLLSDEMTVGRAAGCGVALPDDTFVSQLHARVFRRDGDLFVEDLGSTNGTYLNGKKVSAASVMRKGDRVQVGRTTLELQK; this comes from the coding sequence GTGCCAGACCCTGTTCTGACGCTCCTCAAGTATGTCTTCCTCGCGATCCTCTACCTCTTCTTTCTGCGCGTGCTCCGCGCGGTCTGGATCGAGTTGCGCGAGCCCAAGCCCGCGCCGGTGCCGGACAGCGCCGGCGGAGCGACCAGCCCGCCGCTCGCGAGGCCCCTGCCCGAGACACCGGCCGGCACCGCACAACGACTCGGACCCGAGAAGTTGGTCGTCCGCGAACCAGCTGAGCTCAGCGGAGTCGAGTTCCTCCTCTCCGACGAGATGACCGTCGGCCGGGCGGCCGGCTGTGGTGTCGCCCTGCCCGACGACACCTTCGTCTCTCAGCTGCACGCGCGGGTTTTCCGCCGCGACGGCGATCTGTTCGTCGAAGACCTGGGATCCACCAACGGGACCTACCTCAACGGTAAGAAGGTGTCCGCGGCGTCCGTAATGCGCAAAGGAGACCGTGTCCAGGTGGGGCGGACGACTCTGGAGCTGCAGAAGTGA
- a CDS encoding DUF3662 and FHA domain-containing protein: protein MGLQQFERRLERMVEGVFARAFRSGLQPVEIGRRLTREMDLRRTIAPRGTLAPNDFTILLSPSDRNRFAAIEEELVTELEAVARDHADAERYTLLGPVSVVIDSDRDLAPGMILISGEMVKADEPPPAALVLPDGRRMALSPKPLTIGRMPDCGLTLADPNVSRYHAEIHPVDGGSSGLSAPASFEIADLGSTNGTRINGIPVNAPQTLRNGDQITLGATTIRFDQG, encoded by the coding sequence ATGGGACTGCAACAGTTCGAACGGCGCTTGGAGCGCATGGTCGAGGGAGTATTCGCGCGGGCGTTCCGCAGCGGACTGCAGCCGGTCGAGATCGGCCGGCGCCTCACCAGAGAGATGGACCTCCGCAGAACCATCGCGCCTCGCGGGACGCTGGCTCCCAACGACTTCACCATCCTGTTGTCGCCGAGCGACCGGAACCGGTTTGCCGCGATCGAGGAGGAGCTCGTCACAGAGCTGGAGGCTGTCGCGCGCGACCACGCCGATGCGGAGCGATACACGCTCCTAGGGCCGGTGAGCGTCGTAATAGACAGCGACCGCGACCTCGCACCGGGGATGATTCTGATCTCCGGGGAAATGGTCAAGGCTGACGAACCGCCCCCCGCCGCGCTCGTCCTGCCGGATGGGCGGAGGATGGCGTTGAGTCCCAAGCCTTTGACGATCGGCCGGATGCCCGACTGCGGTCTCACCCTCGCCGACCCGAACGTCAGCCGGTACCACGCTGAGATCCATCCTGTCGACGGCGGATCCAGTGGACTCAGCGCGCCCGCCAGCTTCGAGATCGCCGATCTCGGGAGCACCAACGGCACCCGCATCAACGGGATACCTGTCAACGCCCCGCAAACGCTGCGAAACGGGGACCAGATCACTCTGGGCGCAACAACTATCCGCTTCGACCAAGGGTAA
- a CDS encoding LCP family protein codes for MAVATCLVISGALYGYVRFKLDSIRTLSAPHLSKTVSGADGAGGLQPENILLIGNQSRADISRSEAQNFGSPTALSGSLSDVIMILHLDPAKNTASLLSIPRDLFVPMPPGSPVGSYQKIDAALNDGKKGPDNLIQAITTDFGIPINHFVELEFDGFQSTVNALGGISVYFPEPLFDRQSGLWVAAPGCTHLNGAAALALVRARHLQYDPPGDTAPRTSWPYDPESDLSRIVRDHTFLRVLASTAKSQGLTNPITLNSFLGAIINQITIDPGLKSQLIAVASHYRHLNPDGIPEMTLPVTTVGGAYGYPYNGANIGDVDFPVQPADNQVISQWDGSAFPKPNPPSQVNVYNLAGGYNLATKTASTLRADGLATTIGGNRPVPASTTETFVDYPAGGLAQALYVANYLTGAVMLYQDPALPPGTVNVEAGSLLAVVQPIVATGTASGGPSTTVARSTAPTTTPTTLSVPTPGGQKPSAASDQNQPWDPTPCPAKTASNR; via the coding sequence GTGGCCGTCGCCACGTGCCTCGTGATCTCGGGTGCTCTGTACGGGTACGTGCGGTTCAAGCTGGACTCGATCCGGACTCTGTCGGCTCCCCACCTGTCCAAGACGGTGAGCGGAGCTGACGGCGCCGGCGGACTCCAGCCCGAGAACATCCTCCTGATCGGCAACCAGTCACGCGCGGACATAAGCCGGTCGGAAGCCCAGAACTTCGGCTCGCCCACGGCGCTTTCGGGATCGCTGAGCGACGTGATCATGATCCTTCACCTGGACCCGGCCAAGAACACCGCTTCGCTGCTGTCCATCCCGCGAGACCTCTTCGTGCCCATGCCGCCGGGCAGCCCGGTCGGGTCCTACCAGAAGATCGACGCCGCGCTGAACGACGGGAAGAAGGGACCCGACAACCTGATACAGGCGATCACGACCGACTTCGGCATTCCGATCAACCATTTCGTCGAGCTCGAGTTCGACGGGTTCCAGAGCACGGTCAACGCCCTGGGAGGAATCAGCGTCTACTTCCCGGAGCCTTTGTTCGACCGCCAGTCCGGTTTGTGGGTCGCCGCCCCCGGATGTACCCACCTGAACGGTGCCGCCGCGCTCGCCCTGGTGCGGGCCCGCCACCTGCAGTACGACCCGCCCGGCGACACCGCGCCACGAACCAGCTGGCCCTATGACCCTGAATCAGACCTTTCCCGGATTGTCAGGGACCACACGTTCCTTCGGGTCCTGGCTTCCACCGCAAAGTCGCAGGGCCTGACCAACCCGATCACCCTCAACTCGTTTCTCGGGGCGATCATCAACCAGATCACGATCGATCCTGGACTGAAGTCGCAATTGATCGCCGTCGCCAGCCACTACCGGCATTTGAACCCGGATGGGATCCCCGAGATGACCCTGCCGGTCACGACCGTCGGCGGGGCCTACGGGTACCCCTACAACGGCGCCAACATCGGCGACGTCGACTTCCCGGTACAGCCCGCCGACAACCAGGTCATCTCCCAATGGGACGGCTCGGCCTTCCCCAAACCGAATCCCCCTTCGCAGGTGAACGTTTACAACCTGGCCGGCGGTTACAACCTCGCCACCAAAACGGCCAGCACCCTACGAGCCGACGGCCTCGCCACGACGATCGGCGGCAACCGCCCGGTGCCAGCGAGCACCACCGAAACCTTCGTCGACTATCCGGCGGGAGGCTTGGCCCAGGCTCTTTACGTTGCCAACTACCTGACCGGGGCAGTGATGCTGTATCAGGATCCGGCCCTTCCGCCCGGAACGGTCAACGTTGAGGCAGGCTCGCTGCTCGCGGTCGTGCAGCCCATTGTCGCGACCGGTACGGCGAGCGGCGGGCCGAGCACGACCGTTGCTCGTTCGACCGCACCCACGACTACTCCGACGACTCTTTCGGTCCCGACTCCCGGCGGGCAGAAACCCAGTGCCGCGTCGGACCAAAACCAGCCGTGGGACCCCACTCCGTGTCCTGCTAAAACCGCGAGCAACCGATAA
- a CDS encoding right-handed parallel beta-helix repeat-containing protein, whose translation MIRRGLFRRAVLVGAAFATVTGPVVGLGVTAGGEAASAGPICSAALPLNGLTAAVVVSTAGQLVDAGYINAHGGSNGTLDATGCDLGIYVAPGANNVTITGITVTGANDHGIMAEQVSGLTIQNSTVNGNGVNPHAAIKTDKAIMLVGVTGSTVSANSVFGNIADGGIGVTDEGGSMDPAALAGPAANSASSGDIISHNDVHDNFNGCAIVLEAYIPGAGLHSITASDNTITGHRGQFGPNGPVIGQIVVATDAAGAVIDGTVLSNNVIVQSFLSGITVHSNAPHDSITNTTITGNYLDSNNWAAVNGAPTTDAIALEVNDIPAPVTPVLDMTTINNNFFTNQDVGIWQDWHVTHTTQSGNQFDGTTLLYTQPVPGKGYWMAAGDGGIFNFGDAGFHDSLGASPPASPVVGITQTRDQGGYVMASADGSVYPLGDATDFGSASGIHLNAPIVGIAETPVPTGPFGTPGTNGLGYWLAASDGGIFNYGDAGFFGSKGGTHLNLPVVGVAPTPDGLGYWLVAKDGGVFNFGDAGYHGSTGAMHLNAPVVGMASTPKGDGYWLVAADGGVFTFGTAKFFGSKGATHLNQPVVGMAATPDGNGYWLFARDGGVFNFGDAAFFGSTGAIHLNSPVVGGTATGSNGVEP comes from the coding sequence ATGATACGTCGGGGTCTGTTCAGGCGTGCCGTGCTCGTTGGCGCGGCCTTCGCGACAGTGACGGGTCCGGTGGTCGGACTAGGGGTCACGGCGGGGGGTGAAGCAGCCTCCGCAGGTCCAATATGCTCCGCGGCCCTTCCATTGAACGGTCTGACCGCCGCAGTCGTGGTATCGACAGCAGGCCAGTTGGTCGACGCCGGCTACATCAACGCTCATGGCGGCAGCAACGGAACTCTCGACGCCACCGGCTGCGACTTGGGGATCTACGTCGCACCGGGTGCCAACAATGTAACGATCACCGGCATCACCGTTACCGGGGCCAACGACCACGGGATCATGGCCGAGCAGGTATCCGGGCTGACCATTCAAAACAGCACGGTCAACGGTAACGGCGTCAACCCACATGCTGCTATCAAAACCGACAAGGCGATCATGCTCGTCGGCGTCACCGGATCGACGGTCTCGGCGAACTCCGTCTTCGGGAACATCGCCGACGGCGGGATCGGGGTCACCGACGAGGGAGGGAGCATGGATCCGGCTGCATTGGCCGGGCCCGCGGCCAACTCCGCATCGTCGGGCGACATCATCTCCCACAACGACGTTCACGACAACTTCAACGGGTGCGCGATCGTCCTCGAGGCGTATATACCCGGAGCGGGCCTCCACAGCATCACCGCGAGCGACAACACCATCACCGGGCACCGAGGGCAGTTCGGGCCCAATGGACCGGTCATCGGCCAGATCGTCGTGGCCACCGATGCTGCTGGTGCAGTCATCGACGGAACGGTCTTGTCCAACAACGTGATCGTTCAGAGCTTCCTCAGCGGCATCACCGTCCACTCGAATGCGCCCCACGACTCGATCACCAACACGACGATCACCGGCAACTATCTCGACTCCAACAACTGGGCTGCGGTGAACGGTGCCCCGACGACGGACGCGATAGCGCTCGAGGTGAACGACATTCCGGCGCCCGTCACCCCGGTCCTGGATATGACAACCATCAACAACAACTTCTTCACCAACCAGGACGTCGGAATCTGGCAGGACTGGCACGTGACCCACACGACCCAGTCCGGCAACCAGTTCGACGGCACGACGCTCCTGTACACCCAGCCCGTTCCGGGCAAGGGGTATTGGATGGCCGCCGGCGACGGTGGCATCTTCAACTTCGGGGATGCCGGTTTCCATGACTCGTTGGGAGCTTCGCCGCCGGCGTCGCCCGTTGTCGGGATCACTCAGACCCGGGACCAGGGCGGCTACGTGATGGCTTCAGCTGACGGCAGTGTCTATCCGCTTGGTGACGCCACAGACTTCGGGTCGGCCTCCGGGATCCACCTCAATGCTCCAATTGTCGGGATAGCCGAGACGCCGGTACCCACCGGGCCTTTCGGAACACCCGGAACGAACGGCCTGGGCTACTGGCTCGCCGCATCCGACGGGGGCATATTCAACTACGGCGACGCCGGGTTCTTCGGTTCGAAGGGTGGCACCCACCTGAACCTGCCGGTCGTCGGCGTGGCTCCGACTCCGGACGGCCTGGGGTACTGGCTGGTGGCCAAGGACGGCGGAGTGTTCAACTTCGGGGACGCCGGCTACCACGGTTCCACCGGGGCGATGCACCTGAACGCTCCTGTCGTGGGTATGGCATCTACTCCGAAGGGCGACGGCTACTGGCTGGTAGCCGCGGACGGCGGGGTCTTCACATTCGGGACCGCCAAGTTCTTCGGCTCGAAGGGTGCAACCCACCTGAACCAGCCCGTGGTCGGCATGGCTGCCACGCCGGACGGCAACGGCTACTGGCTGTTCGCCCGTGACGGCGGAGTGTTCAACTTCGGGGACGCCGCATTCTTCGGGTCCACGGGAGCCATCCATCTCAACTCCCCGGTCGTAGGAGGAACTGCAACCGGTTCGAACGGGGTGGAACCCTAA
- a CDS encoding sigma-70 family RNA polymerase sigma factor — MSTGMPGDDFPIVLHAAQLGEEWAFSALYRGLNPQLLRYFASRVPDQSEDLAAETWIGAARNLSTFDGGEHAFRAWLFTIAHRRLVQHWRDAARRPPAEPTAEVDAGHTDPGGVESQAVESLTAQHAAGLIASALTQDQAEVVLLRILGGLGVDEVAGIVGKRAGAVRGLQHKALRKLAEQNFLLEALTP, encoded by the coding sequence ATGTCTACCGGTATGCCGGGCGATGACTTTCCGATCGTGCTCCACGCCGCCCAGCTGGGCGAGGAGTGGGCCTTCTCCGCGCTCTACCGGGGCCTCAACCCGCAGCTCCTGCGCTACTTCGCCTCTCGTGTACCAGACCAGTCCGAGGACCTGGCGGCGGAGACCTGGATCGGCGCCGCTCGCAACCTGTCGACCTTCGACGGGGGCGAGCACGCCTTCCGGGCCTGGTTGTTCACCATCGCACACCGCCGTCTGGTGCAGCACTGGCGTGATGCCGCCCGCCGCCCGCCGGCGGAACCCACCGCCGAGGTCGATGCGGGGCACACCGACCCGGGCGGCGTCGAATCGCAGGCCGTCGAGTCGCTGACCGCTCAGCACGCGGCCGGGCTGATCGCCTCGGCGCTCACTCAGGACCAGGCCGAGGTGGTCCTTCTCAGGATCCTGGGTGGGCTCGGCGTGGACGAGGTCGCCGGGATTGTCGGCAAGAGGGCCGGCGCCGTCAGGGGCCTCCAGCACAAGGCGCTGCGCAAGCTGGCTGAGCAAAATTTCCTTCTTGAGGCGTTAACACCGTGA